The segment ATTTGTAAACTAATATTCACTTTAAAACACTATAGGATCTAATATACTAGACATAGAGAATCCTTTTTGTTGTATATATGACTATAAAACATGCTTCCAATTAATTTTCATTAACCCGTGGAATCTCTTTCACTTATGTGATGTGTAATTTTAGAGTCTGAAATCACATTAATGCTCGCTCATGTAAGAAGGCTATTAGTGTTGGTAATTTTAAAGGATTACAAGTTTCATGGGTAGGTAATTATGTGACGGCGAAGTagtcttaaataaataaaatgatgtaCTTGTATTTTGCGCAAACTCTGCCtctagtttttagtttttagttttttttttttggagagatcTACCTTTAGTTCTAAGCTACAATCCTATCATCAGTACCCaaaaaatataaggatatggacATTAATGACATCAAATTTTTTGCCTACCACTTACccttttgcatttttattatatagtgtataattgaaaattttgtaaaatttacacAGTTTTGTCTAAATATGACCCACATCCGTTcgtgtaaaattgtgtaaatttaaaaatatgttataGTAACCGTGAAAATTTATACTGACACTATTCATTTGGTATTTAgctatttattctttctttatgtatctcgagaatgaaagaaaagaataaatagtAATTGTtgtgtgaagaaagagaaacaattttaaaaatcaagaaaaaattatattttaatgaaatatagtgtaaaatagataatctaatgtaagatattttaaaaagtgagtatgtaaaattaaaaaaaaaaagtaggtaaTTATGCCAAAATAGACAAgaatttatgtaaaataaatgcTTTTAATTGTAGTTTTTACTTTACAACCCAAGTAGTAGTTTtgttagtttgtttgtttgtttgtttttttttttttttttttttcttttttttgataatgtaCAACTTCAGATGTCATATCTTGTTGTTCATTGGAGTAGTTCTAGGACCACAAATTATTCCACAACTTTTTTGCTATAACTCTAACGTGGCAGATTGTGAGTTGTTAACCATCACTTATATATAAAcccacatttttttctttatcaaccACACTATGCCACGTCACAATTGTAGCAAgaagttataaaaaattaataaattatgtgAACCTAAACTTTTCCTGATCATTGACCTCCAAATTTATACCTGCTGTCCAAATCATCAACCAGCATCTAAGTTTTAAAGCTATACGGTTAGATTTGTAAGCCAAGGCTGTTTTTATTTAGAAATTTCAAGGTCTGGAATCACTTTTCTCTCATCCTCACTCTTAGGTTAcattgttggggggggggggggggggtgtgtggtgagccaaaaaaatttcttaattcaaattttataattttcactttattatatatgtgaTTGATCAGTTCCACTTCCAATCCCTTGTTTTCACTATCACCTTTGTTATTTCATGTTTATGTAAATTTAACCTTACTTCAATTGTGATAAATGAAATAAGGAGTTATATATTGACTTATTTTCTAATCCAAGCAACATCTAGCCCCCATCTCCAATTGTCATGTCTCAGAGACAACAAAGTCTAGTGTGGCAATGAAGACACAACTCAGCCTTAACAACAAAGTTACAACTGGCTATTATGTATACATATCTCAGATGTGTATTACATTTGCCTACTTCTCATAATGCCTTTAATGTCACGTACTATGGTTTGAGAAAGTCTCCGCATGCCCTAATTATATATCATGTGCTTCATATTTGGAGCCAAATGTCAATTTACCTGCACTATAATTCTATTGAAAGAGTTATCAATGGCCTAAGCGTCTAATAGCGGCACATGGTTATTGAGAACAACATATTAAACAAACTCATAGAATAAAACACTAATTTGAGGtctaaaaatttagaaagtGCCAAATGAGAAGTGCTCCATGAAGCGTGAACCAGCTTTGCAGGCCATTTGCTTAAAGTGGTTTTTCCTTGAGTAGTGGACTTTGCACTTCGATGTTCAGCCTATTATTGCTTATGGAAAAAATGGAGTCGTTAACCATTACTCCCTGTCAAAACTTTTTACATAATAAagtgaaaattataaaaattttgttaaaaaattagataggTATGGAAGGCATTTTCAATTacttgtgctttttttttttttttttttttttttttaaattcaaatgttACAACAagtgggggaggggggattcAAATCCTCGTTCTTCTGAGACAGGAGACTAGGCAATCCTACTGAGCTGCAAGGCTCTTGGTAAAATAATTGTGCTTGTTCAATACGTATAGCAGCCATAACATTCTGCAGATATCTTGGGTAAACAAAGGTGAATTCCTTCAAACTACAAACAAGTGATGCACACATGATGGACAGGGTTCATGCTCTCGACGCATCTGGCATgacaattttcaaatataagcACCCTACAATTACAGCATATTTTCCTAATCCACCAAGTCTTAGATTCAAATTGGAAGacttaaacaattttaaaatttaaaccacagaaaaaaaaaaaaaaaaaaacaaaaaacaaaaattttaaccaTTGGAGGGATCCGTCATTCTGACTTCacattagaaattttttttgggagttaCCAAACTTTGACTATTTAAGACCACCAAAATCAACAAGGTGCTTGTATAAATTCTTACATTTTATGTGTGTGCATGAGCATAAGGCATGAAATATGAACAAGGGAATAAATGAAAAACCTGTTTTCTCAAGAGGCCACTCAAAAACTGAGCACATATCTGATGAAGTTTGGAACGTTGAAAAGGATATTGAGCAACAGTCCTACAAAGGCAAAGCAATAAAAAAGCAACTTCAGTAATTCACTCCCAAGATTTTGCAATATAAGCACCACATTACCACAATCTAAATCCAGTTCTAGATGGGCTAAGAATAATACAGGCTGTGCAGGAAAAGTTAAAACTGACCCAGCTGACGGTGAGCTAAGAGCTTGAGTTTCACTGCTTTTGTTGCACCCTATTGAACCATGCATAGGTTCAGATTGATAAACATGCTGTGGCCATTGCAGGAAATTGAGGTAACAGGTACTACTAACTCTAGCACTATGACAAGGTGATTTTCATGCAGATATCAGGTGCGGGCACTCATGTAGCATTTTGCATGAGATACATGTTAAGCCTTtgcaaataataaatttaacagTGTATTCATGTCTATTTTCATGCCCTTTATCTATTATTTTGTCAAAAGCTCATTAATTATAATACCCactggtgaaaaaaaaaatttctccccatTTATAAGTAACTTTTCCTATACATATATAACTTGTCTTCTTAAGCAGATAATtctaaaaagaccaaaacatTCTTAACCTAATAATATTAGAGACTAGATGATATGGAACTGATCTACAGATAAGTGCTTCATTGCATTAAAGTGTTTTATCATTAAAAGATTTTCCATGGGCCAAATACTCAACTGACATAATCAAACTTCCAGTTCAAAATGCCATCATAGAGGTTTAACATAACACTTGGCCGAATCAGCCAGAGTATATAGAATTTTGGCTGAGTAAACTAGCTTTGCCAAAACCAAATGAAGTCGCATATTAGTCTCAGTTATAATGGAAAATGCATTCCTATCACATGGTGGGGATGTAGATTTTAAAAACAGCAATGCTTGGCATGCTGGGAGTAATATCGCATCATATGTGCTTTCATTATAGAAGTTTACCTAATTGATTCTTTCATATAAATACGTGTTGCATTCCCATATCTGTAAAATAATCAAAAGCCACAACCTTACAGCTTCTGTTCAGCTTCTTTTGGGTTTGGGCAGTGGGTTGACCGGTTGAGTTGGTTAGAGTTTAAGACATGACTGAAGcagaagaaagaaatgaaagatGGTGAATAACATATCATCTATAAGTTACACCAAGGGACGAgaagtaaaaattttattaaaaaaatccaaaatattaCATTTCTAAACACTTTCACATATGCAGCAACCAGCATTAGTCCCAACAAACAACAGAACTGATGTTTTTACCTATGCACAGCATTAGAATCTGCCGAGTGGCATTTGGGCTTCAAATATGCATCAATAACTTGCAATTGCTGATCACCCCTTTGTGAATCATGCTTACTTCCTACAAGACCAAAAAATGTTCAATGGTAACAGCAATGTGAAGTTTtccattttgaaaaacaaaatatttggaACTGATGAGCAAAACACATGCATAGCTATAAAACAATAGCAACAGAAAAAccttaatcccaaaattttgggattggCTATGATCCTCAATAGACTAATTTAGGGTTGGCCACATATATTTTCCATCATATTATCCCATCCAAAATCATGCTCTCTGTTATGTCTTTAATTAACATatcctttttcacttttttttttttttttttttttttttttttaatattattagtaaaataagttattaaTGAAAGGTTTTGACCGACTCATGATGATAAGCACTCCataaactaaaagaattacaaaattacacAAAGGAGGTATTATTTGAGACCCCACACATGTGAACAATCAAACAAAGATCGAAGTAGCAAGACTTCAAGCTAGTTTTTTAAATTGACTTTATCCTCAAAAGACCCAATGATTGCGCTCCTACCTCAATAGCCACAtcaaacataactttttttattttttaaaaaggttgTACCCAGTGCACAAAGCTCCCATTTTTTGAGAGCATCTTGGAGAGATCATGGTAGGCAGCCTTATTCCTAATTTGTTTTGGAAAGGTTCTTGGACTCGAACACCACAACTTATCGCTTTTGGTGAAAGGCACTTGTCATCGCACTAAGTCTCGACCTATAGCCACATCAAACGTAACAATGAAAAATTCCATATCACCAAATAGTGCTTCCCAAACCAAATCCTCCACCAAGATAAAAGATCAACTACCCTCCTTGGCTACCAATGTTATTTTAGGTCTTTCTCTACCCATCttcacattttttatatataaatataactaGATGATAAAACAAGTCTCTCACTTATGATGCAAATCCTAAAAAAGCATGAGAAAAAtgtccacacacacacacacacatatttagCAATTACTTTTTGTGTCAGAAAATACCTACTAAAGCATTTTATAAAAAGATTTATTAAAGTCACCCAAATACCCAATTTTATcacaaccttttttttctcaaagATCAAAAAACATTATCCTATACTGCTACTCAATCACAACTAAATTGTAAACCTAACTCAAATTTAGCACACccatgaaccaaaaaaaaaaaaaaagtagaagcaATAAGaaaatgacatgtcaattttagccaaaaaaaaaaaaaaaatgacatgtcaattaaggaagttACAAAGACCAATAaaatagaatggaggaaaatAATACATATGGCTGACCTTGACTAATTGTTGAGAATCCATTGCCGACCcaaaatttgggactaaggctttgttattattttggttattgTTGTTGCACACACTCACACCTAGTGGGTTTTGTACACATAACCTGACCTTTCACCCATTCTAATTGGAGGAGAAAGTGTCATTTGAGACAGAGTTAATTACATTgcaaaaaagtttcaaaaaagcATAAAAGAACCACATGCAGGACTGTTACATGAACTATATAAGGTTTCTAGAATTCACCATTAACATTCATATCATGATCCAGTGAGTTCTCCTTGCTATTATTGCACTTGGAAACGGTCTCTGTTTCtttgaacttcttttcttttttacgaaGGACAGTCCTTAGCCAACCGTGACTAATCTGTTAAGGATCTATAGCCAAGCCCAAAACAACTAggactaaggcttggttgttgtaGTTGTTAATCAATTGCATAGcaaaagaattattattatttttttttttctaaaaagctTCATAAGTATTTTACATTGACAATTAGAAATTTACCAATAAGTTCCTTCCAAATCCATGCCGTCTCTCTACATCTGTCATTTCATAGCAAGTGATATAACCACCATCTCCTAATTTATTAGCAAAATGGATGCATAATTAGTACACAAAAAATACGTTACTCTAAGGAATTTCAATACGTTACTCTGTACATGGTCCTTGCACCAAAAAGAAAGACATCTGAGTCTGAAGTGAAACATCCATCCTGATGGTCGTTATAGGAATGTTaatgaaaaatgataatgatgataagataaaataaattttttatatttatttcattcttttaaatTCCATCTGTTacacttttttattcattaaacccattaaaatatttcatgtagatatattttaatattcctttatttgaccaaaaaaaaaaaaaaaactagtgagTTCTTGCTTCTAtaatcatatattaaaaaattttactttaacaGTAGGCATTACCCATCTAAGCAAGGGATGCCAAGTGCCATGCCCAAAACTTTAGCcaaaataagtttaaaataaagtaaacaACATACAGTGACTGCATTTGCACACAAGGATTCTCACCTCACTTCCTGAATTTAAGCGGCGTCTATAAGTTGATAACTTAATAGCAGGAATTGATCCATCTACAGGCAGCaaagattaattaaaattaagataTGTGGTCAAATGCCATGCTCTGAAAGCAATGACATCTTAACTGAATACATTGTTTTCATATACTTCATAGACAAGTAAAATCACAAACTCAGACATCTATGCAAACTATTCCTAAAAATCAAGTGCCCCACTAGTCATTCTTtgacaaaaaaccaaaaactcaatcttcaaaataagtaaaagattaaatcaaaaacccacatctagttttaaaaataaatgacagAATTGAAGAAACCCAGAAAGACAAAAGCATATGAATTAAGTACCTGTAACAAAAACAATGGTGCAAATAACAGCAATGAGAGCTCTGAGGCGGTGAAAGAGACCTCTGAGATAAACCTTCTCTTTCATACAAGAGTGCGATTTGCTAACGTTTTGAAGCTGAACCATCCAGCAAGAGAGATCTATGCACACCCTCTTGTTCCTAAAAACccataattcaaatttaaaaaaccaaacataaatcccaaaagaaaaataaccattagggtctgtttggttggcgagaaaaagagaaaagaaaaggtgggaAACTTACTGGAGATGGTGAAGTGGTAGAGTTTTCTTGCATGATTCCAAGATATCCCACAAGTTCTTCACACCCATACTAACTACTGAGACTGAGAGAGAgggaattttgaaaattctgaaGTTTTATTTATCcgttaaaaatatgaaaatggcGAATATGATTTGTGCGGGTTCTTCTGCACTTGTGTACCGGACATGGTGAGTGACTAGAGAGAATGATTGGACCCAATGGATCAGATTTGGGCCTTTTTTATGGTTTTACAAAATTTGGTTCTTTTGGgctggacttttttttttttaaatgctttcTTAGTTGGCCCATAATTTcctttttcctagttgaatttggatttttttccaaattaagTTGTTTTCTCTTCTCTAAGAAGAAGTGGGACTGTGTTATTTGACTTATTTCATCTCTTAAAGGATTAAATCCTTCCTATAAATACTTTTAGAATGAGAAGGATGATGAGAAGTTATATTTTAAGCAAAGTTAGAAAATGCAATTTGCGatgtagcctttttttttttttaattaataaaagtttcttttgaaaatttttctct is part of the Quercus robur chromosome 9, dhQueRobu3.1, whole genome shotgun sequence genome and harbors:
- the LOC126698698 gene encoding single-strand DNA endonuclease 1-like, with amino-acid sequence MGVKNLWDILESCKKTLPLHHLQNKRVCIDLSCWMVQLQNVSKSHSCMKEKVYLRGLFHRLRALIAVICTIVFVTDGSIPAIKLSTYRRRLNSGSEEMVVISLAMK